The following are encoded together in the Vespa velutina chromosome 3, iVesVel2.1, whole genome shotgun sequence genome:
- the LOC124947651 gene encoding 28S ribosomal protein S18c, mitochondrial, whose product MILDYGFRKVVENFVKSRGQYFNRFLGSLSNQELINEFSTEEDMPNLDINPYMKEKQQCLLCKLNIQPDFKNVRLLSQFQSRYTGQIYGRHITGLCKNKQEQVEKEILKAQHAGLMGHFTKDPKYVNDPPLFDPNRPLRPHKY is encoded by the exons ATGATTCTTGACTATGGTTTTAGAAAAGTAGTTGAGAACTTTGTTAAAAGCAGAGGACAgtattttaatagatttctAGGAAGTCTTTCGAACCAAGAGttgataaatgaattttcaacAGAAGAAGATATG CCCAATTTAGACATAAATccttatatgaaagaaaaacaacaatgtTTATTATGCAAATTAAACATACAGCcagattttaaaaatgtacgaTTACTATCACAATTTCAAAGTAGATACACAGGACAGATTTATGGAAGGCATATAACAGGTTTAtgcaaaaataaacaagaacaAGTTGAAAAGGAGATCTTAAAAGCGCAACATGCtg gtTTAATGGGACATTTTACAAAAGATCCAAAATATGTAAATGACCCACCATTATTCGATCCCAATCGTCCATTGAGAccacataaatattaa
- the LOC124947441 gene encoding histone-lysine N-methyltransferase SUV39H2 has protein sequence MFGITEHPVERGSMEHADILGETSSTSEKRSLSPESVQQRLKQPKIDEKTTFYPDNREDSVNLRVNSRVNSNRKEKRSSKMGVNRRNMEKFDSLNIGVYNKRNTRCNGFIDTPLKHDYTKFKLKELRIVLEDIKYSNPHYSNVKLKTSKKDETWEVEKILNKKKINGTTSYLIKWKNWSNDHNTWEPLENLTNCNEILKDFEKNRSKLLEKLKKKVGFYPTERDVYEFLNKIQQKGESIDCALIDENAFYTSINNFFKLNNLKKNKAEIDIKTNILRFMLYDLRREQLELLKDWENEMNSISKGKPSISVENFMDLEGPPEDFFYIEDYLPGEDVVIPEDPPIGCDCVNCGSNTKCCFLQNDSIFPYTLKGKIRVKPGTPIYECNKQCKCDSTCLNRVTQRGTNIKFCIFKTDDGRGWGVKTLESIKKGSFVTQYVGEVISSEEADKRGKEYDAAGRTYLFDLDYNETDDQCLYTVDAAVYGNISHFINHSCDPNLAVYGVWINCLDPNLPKLALFAIKDIEMNEEITFDYVFQPLKTTRVTQNIIKEGKEIDIVQSPTNEIEVRQDTPDSKTIVNKVLCKCGAKNCRKYLF, from the coding sequence ATGTTTGGCATTACAGAGCATCCAGTTGAGAGAGGCAGTATGGAACATGCAGATATTCTTGGTGAAACATCTTCTACATCTGAAAAAAGATCACTTTCGCCTGAAAGTGTCCAACAACGTTTGAAGCAGCCAAAAATCGATGAGAAAACAACTTTTTATCCAGACAACAGGGAAGATAGTGTTAATTTACGTGTTAATTCACGTGTTAattcaaatagaaaagagaagagatctAGTAAGATGGGTGTAAATCGTCGAAATATGGAAAAATttgattcattaaatattgGTGTATATAACAAAAGGAACACAAGATGTAACGGTTTCATCGATACTCCATTGAAGCACGATTACACGAAATTCAAATTGAAAGAATTACGAATCGTTTTGGAAGATATTAAATACAGTAATCCTCATTATAgtaatgttaaattaaaaacgtCTAAAAAGGACGAAACTTGGGAAGTGGAGAAAATcctaaataagaaaaaaataaatggtaCTACGTCGTATTTGATCAAGTGGAAGAATTGGTCCAACGATCATAATACGTGGGAACCATTAGAGAATCTAACAAATTGCAATGAAATTTTGAAGGATTTCGAGAAGAATAGGTCCAAATTGttggaaaaattgaaaaaaaaagttggttTTTATCCGACGGAGCGAGAcgtttatgaatttttaaataaaatccagCAAAAAGGAGAATCGATTGATTGCGCTCTAATCGATGAGAATGCTTTTTACACTAGTATAAACAACTTTTTTaaacttaataatttaaaaaaaaataaagcggAGATAGACattaaaacgaatattttacGGTTTATGTTGTACGATTTAAGAAGGGAACAATTAGAATTGTTAAAAGATTGGGAAAACGAGATGAACAGTATCAGTAAAGGGAAGCCATCGATATCTGTAGAAAATTTCATGGATCTTGAGGGCCCTccagaagattttttttatatagaagatTATCTTCCGGGTGAAGATGTAGTGATACCTGAAGATCCTCCGATTGGTTGCGATTGTGTTAATTGTGGATCTAATACAAAATGTTGTTTCTTACAAAATGATAGTATTTTCCCGTATACTTTAAAGGGAAAAATTCGCGTTAAACCAGGTACACCGATATACGAATGTAACAAGCAATGTAAATGTGATTCGACATGTCTAAATCGTGTTACACAACGTGGTACAAATATAaagttttgtatttttaaaaccGACGACGGTAGGGGTTGGGGTGTAAAAACATTGGAAAGTATCAAGAAGGGTTCCTTTGTAACACAATACGTGGGCGAAGTAATCTCGAGCGAGGAAGCAGATAAACGTGGTAAAGAATATGATGCTGCAGGTAGAACATATCTTTTTGATCTGGACTATAACGAAACCGACGATCAATGTCTTTATACGGTTGATGCAGCTGTATATGGAAACATATCACACTTCATCAATCATTCCTGTGATCCCAATTTGGCGGTTTACGGTGTCTGGATCAATTGTCTCGATCCTAATCTTCCGAAACTCGCATTATTCGCCATAAAAGATATCGAAATGAATGAGGAAATTACATTTGACTATGTGTTTCAACCTTTGAAAACAACGCGCGTGACGCAGAATATTAtcaaggaaggaaaggagatCGATATCGTTCAATCTCCAACAAATGAGATCGAAGTACGACAGGACACGCCCGACTCGAAAACCATCGTCAATAAAGTTTTATGCAAGTGTGGTGCTAAAAATTGTAGAAagtatttgttttaa